A section of the Acanthopagrus latus isolate v.2019 chromosome 20, fAcaLat1.1, whole genome shotgun sequence genome encodes:
- the LOC119009865 gene encoding ubiquitin carboxyl-terminal hydrolase 31-like isoform X2 yields MSKVVSNKEKKSFSKKLFRRSSVRSVGSFMNRVLRTLSTLSHFSTDEQAAEDEKDDAASIPTTTGGSLPSDDSDCGGFPFGDKVPGVAGLKNHGNTCFMNAILQCLSNTELFAEYLALEQFRGSETTPTSSSGGGGSNDKAKSNGVLVQKKASQQQQQQQQQEQEAGEVTEQLSGLVRALWTFEYTPQHSRDFKNVVSRSALQFKGNSQHDAQEFLLWLLDRVHEDLNHIVHPDIRPPRKPPVEEENPPEGSPLPAPGSFVQELFQAQYRSSLTCPHCQKQSNTFDPFLCISLPIPVPHTRPLYVTVVYQGKCSHCMRVGVAVPLSGTVSRLRQAVASETKIPAQQIVLTEMYYDGFHRSFCDDDDDLEIIQESDSIFAFETPELFRPEQIRSKRGGSPHANLNQNNLKYGTDNNRISTQIQEPTSPPQSPNKNSGQAEKIVLLVCNRACAGQQGRRFGNPFILYLERTVTWDVLQKEILEKMRHLLRPGVFVQVGPFTLRVVGVVGITYLLPQEEQPLCHPSVERAFKSCGPGGPPHVKIVVEWDKETKDYLFKRTEDEYIPDAESVRQVKEQHLQPQTCSLAQCFQLYTKEEQLAPDDAWRCPHCKQLQQGSIKLSLWTLPDILILHLKRFRQDGDRRMKMQNMVKFPLTGMDMAPHMVKRSQSSWSLPSHWSPWRRPYGMGRDPEDYLYDLYAVCNHHGTMQGGHYTAHCKNSIDGQWYCFDDSDVQPISEDDVCKQTGYILFYQRRATIPSWSANSSVGGSTSSSLCEHWISRLMGSRPPSQASSGSSRRTSLASLSESAEFAGERSEDDGLSSRPAVRGMQRQTFSSRSSIASPLALSENGTKPSWSHSAKLQLRSNSPSRFSLESHSSSPTLEMIGEVVDTSCFTGSPKPEKLSGGKLALAALDGNPGSKRLIEQVHSKAVAQAEQRISLQAGDNNNVVTGAEQVSPRHGAASKEPKQRNGSADSTGSKRSSTKTGLESERSPKKRPATSSTSSSSLSPASPAIDKLQSRTQAKSAASASNPKDKSDGPPKTSKAGSSRTATPSKKGSSQTPEVKHSDSAQQRKSGSPGLQSSHPQRKTSPRSGGEKSSASARTRAADRSTSRESSRASAAPERKVSSGGPPSRSSAASRAEGKLGRAAENKPPGRSSSSSSSMASLRSSSVGVSSASAAPPSRGPQRNSKTEEKGLSFFKTALRPKETRKSTDGGKAGAGEAKGSPEDGAGDAAKEVNPHGAGKKAQNVASETNVTTAKDKESSKASAAAKHSLLPSTKSKVSGAETTTQSSANTKDPSKKEPAKKTMQSRKIPINSTQTSQRSK; encoded by the exons ATGTCGAAAGTTGTCAGCAACAAGGAGAAGAAATCCTTCAGCAAGAAGCTCTTCCGGAGGAGCTCGGTCCGCTCCGTGGGGAGCTTCATGAACAGAGTTCTCCGGACTCTGTCGACTCTCTCGCATTTCAGCACCGACGAGCAGGCCGCCGAGGACGAGAAGGACGACGCCGCCTCCATCCCGACCACCACCGGGGGGTCCCTGCCGTCCGACGACAGCGACTGCGGGGGGTTCCCGTTCGGGGACAAGGTGCCGGGGGTCGCCGGGCTCAAGAACCACGGCAACACCTGCTTCATGAACGCTATCCTGCAGTGCCTGAGCAACACGGAGCTGTTCGCGGAGTACCTGGCTCTGGAGCAGTTCAGGGGCTCCGAGACGACGCCGaccagcagcagcggcggcggcggcagcaacGACAAGGCCAAGTCCAACGGGGTGCTGGTCCAGAAGAAGGcgagccagcagcagcaacagcagcagcagcaggagcaggaggcggGGGAGGTGACCGAGCAGCTGTCCGGGCTGGTCCGGGCTCTCTGGACCTTCGAGTACACGCCTCAGCACAGCAGGGACTTCAAG AATGTGGTGTCGAGGAGCGCCCTTCAGTTCAAGGGTAACTCCCAGCATGATGCCCAGGAGTTCCTCCTCTGGTTGCTGGACAGAGTCCATGAAGACCTCAACCACATTGTCCACCCGGACATCAGACCGCCCAGGAAG CCtccagtagaagaagaaaatccCCCTGAGGGATCTCCACTACCAGCACCTGGATCTTTTGTACAGGAGCTGTTTCAGGCACAATACAG GTCCTCGCTGACTTGCCCTCACTGCCAGAAACAGAGCAACACCTTTGATCCTTTCCTCTGCATCTCACTGCCAATCCCGGTACCTCACACACG CCCGCTGTATGTGACAGTGGTGTACCAAGGAAAGTGCTCCCACTGTATGAGAGTCGGGGTGGCTGTGCCTCTCTCCGGCACCGTGTCCAGGCTGAGACAAGCTGTGGCCTCGGAGACCAAAATCCCTGCTCAACAG ATCGTCCTCACTGAAATGTACTACGACGGCTTTCACCGCTCCTTCTGTGACGACGACGACGACCTCGAGATCATTCAGGAGAGCGACTCCATCTTTGCCTTCGAGACGCCCGAGCTGTTCAGGCCGGAGCAGATCCGCTCCAAGCGAGGCG GGAGCCCTCATGCAAATCTCAACCAGAACAACCTGAAGTACGGCACCGACAATAACAGGATATCCACACAGATCCAGGAGCCCACCAGCCCGCCTCAGAGCCCCAACAAGAACAGCGGGCAGGCTGAGAAGATCGTCCTGTTGGTGTGTAACAGAGCCTGCGCTGGACAGCAGGGACGCAG GTTTGGTAATCCATTTATTCTGTATTTGGAGCGTACGGTGACGTGGGATGTGCTTCAGAAGGAGATCTTGGAGAAGATGAGGCATCTTTTGCGCCCTGGGGTTTTTGTGCAG GTAGGGCCCTTCACTTTGCGTGTGGTAGGAGTGGTTGGGATCACATATCTCTTGCCTCAGGAGGAGCAGCCGCTCTGCCATCCCTCTGTGGAGAG GGCATTCAAGTCTTGCGGTCCTGGAGGGCCGCCTCACGTCAAAATCGTCGTTGAATGGGACAAAGAGACGAAGGACTA TCTCTTCAAAAGGACAGAGGATGAGTACATCCCAGATGCTGAGAGCGTGCGTCAAGTCAAGGAGCAGCATCTGCAGCCTCAGACCTGCTCGCTTGCCCAGTGCTTTCAACTGTACACCAAAGAGGAACAG ctggctcctgATGATGCGTGGCGGTGTCCGCACTGTAAGCAGCTTCAGCAGGGCAGCATCAAGCTCAGTCTGTGGACCCTGCCGGACATCCTCATACTTCACCTGAAACGCTTCAGACAG GATGGAGACCGGCGAATGAAGATGCAGAACATGGTGAAGTTCCCGCTCACAGGCATGGACATGGCGCCCCACATGGTGAAGAGGAGCCAGAGCAGCTGGAGCCTCCCCTCCCACTGGTCGCCGTGGAGACGGCCTTACGGGATGGGCCGTGACCCGGAGGACTACCTTTATGACCTGTACGCAGTGTGCAACCATCACGGGACCATGCAGGGCGGACATTACACAG CTCACTGTAAGAACTCCATCGATGGACAGTGGTATTGCTTCGATGACAGCGACGTTCAGCCTATATCTGAAGATGATGTCTGCAAGCAGACCGGCTACATCTTGTTCTATCAAAGACGAGCCACGATTCCATCTTGGTCTGCCAACAGTTCTGTGGGAG GATCTACCAGTTCGTCTTTGTGTGAGCACTGGATCAGTCGGTTGATGGGCAGCCGTCCGCCTAGCCAGGCCTCATCCGGTTCATCCAGACGCACCTCGTTGGCCTCCCTCTCTGAGTCGGCCGAGTTTGCTGGTGAACGGAGCGAGGACGATG GCCTATCGAGCCGGCCAGCAGTAAGAGGCATGCAAAGGCAAACATTCTCCTCAAGATCTTCCATTGCCAGCCCGTTGGCGCTCAGCGAAAATGGCACTAAACCATCCTGGTCCCACTCCGCTAAGCTCCAGCTCCGTTCCAACTCTCCTTCCCGCTTCTCCCTGGAATCCCACTCGTCCTCCCCGACACTGGAGATGATAGGAGAGGTGGTTGATACCTCCTGTTTCACTGGGTCACCTAAGCCAGAAAAACTGTCAGGGGGCAAGTTGGCCCTCGCAGCTTTGGACGGTAATCCGGGCAGTAAGAGGCTGATAGAGCAGGTTCACTCCAAGGCTGTGgcacaggcagagcagaggatCTCCCTCCAGGCTGGGGATAACAACAATGTAGTCACTGGTGCCGAACAGGTCAGCCCTCGACACGGAGCAGCTTCGAAGGAGCCGAAACAAAGAAATGGGTCTGCAGATAGCACTGGTTCTAAAAGGAGCTCAACGAAGACCGGGTTAGAGAGTGAAAGGAGTCCCAAGAAGCGTCCTGCCACGTCCTCAACGTCCTCCAGCTCATTGTCTCCCGCATCCCCGGCCATTGACAAGTTACAGTCTCGAACACAGGCCAAGAGTGCAGCATCTGCGTCCAACCCCAAGGACAAAAGCGATGGGCCGCCTAAAACTAGCAAGGCTGGTTCCTCCAGAACTGCAACCCCCTCCAAGAAAGGATCATCGCAAACCCCGGAGGTGAAACATTCTGACTCTGCCCAGCAGAGGAAGAGCGGTTCTCCGGGATTACAAAGCTCACACCCTCAGAGGAAGACATCACCCAGATCAGGAGGCGAGAAAAGCTCAGCCTCAGCAAGGACtagagcagcagacaggagcaCTAGCCGTGAATCCTCGCGGGCCAGCGCGGCCCCAGAGAGGAAGGTTAGCTCTGGAGGTCCTCCCTCCAGGTCGAGTGCTGCAAGTAGAGCGGAGGGCAAGCTGGGCCGCGCCGCGGAGAACAAGCCTCCGGGCCGCAGCTCGAGCAGTAGCTCGTCCATGGCTAGTCTCCGATCCTCGAGTGTAGGTGTTTCCTCTGCAAGTGCGGCCCCACCATCACGGGGACCTCAGAGGAACAGtaagacagaggagaaaggTTTGTCTTTCTTCAAAACTGCTCTGAGGCCCAAAGAGACCCGCAAGTCAACTGATGGTGGGAAAGCAGGGGCGGGAGAAGCCAAAGGAAGTCCGGAGGATGGTGCTGGGGACGCAGCTAAGGAGGTAAACCCACATGGAGCGGGCAAGAAAGCCCAGAATGTCGCTTCAGAGACGAACGTGACCACAGCCAAAGATAAGGAATCCTCGAAGGCGTCCGCTGCAGCTAAGCATTCACTGCTGCCCTCCACGAAGTCCAAAGTTTCTGGAGCAGAAACAACCACACAATCCTCTGCCAACACAAAAGATCCTTCAAAGAAAGAGCCTGCGAAAAAGACAATGCAGTCGAGGAAGATCCCCATCAACTCCACACAAACTAGCCAGAGGTCCAAGTGA
- the LOC119009865 gene encoding ubiquitin carboxyl-terminal hydrolase 31-like isoform X1, whose protein sequence is MSKVVSNKEKKSFSKKLFRRSSVRSVGSFMNRVLRTLSTLSHFSTDEQAAEDEKDDAASIPTTTGGSLPSDDSDCGGFPFGDKVPGVAGLKNHGNTCFMNAILQCLSNTELFAEYLALEQFRGSETTPTSSSGGGGSNDKAKSNGVLVQKKASQQQQQQQQQEQEAGEVTEQLSGLVRALWTFEYTPQHSRDFKNVVSRSALQFKGNSQHDAQEFLLWLLDRVHEDLNHIVHPDIRPPRKPPVEEENPPEGSPLPAPGSFVQELFQAQYRSSLTCPHCQKQSNTFDPFLCISLPIPVPHTRPLYVTVVYQGKCSHCMRVGVAVPLSGTVSRLRQAVASETKIPAQQIVLTEMYYDGFHRSFCDDDDDLEIIQESDSIFAFETPELFRPEQIRSKRGGSPHANLNQNNLKYGTDNNRISTQIQEPTSPPQSPNKNSGQAEKIVLLVCNRACAGQQGRRFGNPFILYLERTVTWDVLQKEILEKMRHLLRPGVFVQVGPFTLRVVGVVGITYLLPQEEQPLCHPSVERAFKSCGPGGPPHVKIVVEWDKETKDYLFKRTEDEYIPDAESVRQVKEQHLQPQTCSLAQCFQLYTKEEQLAPDDAWRCPHCKQLQQGSIKLSLWTLPDILILHLKRFRQDGDRRMKMQNMVKFPLTGMDMAPHMVKRSQSSWSLPSHWSPWRRPYGMGRDPEDYLYDLYAVCNHHGTMQGGHYTAHCKNSIDGQWYCFDDSDVQPISEDDVCKQTGYILFYQRRATIPSWSANSSVGGSTSSSLCEHWISRLMGSRPPSQASSGSSRRTSLASLSESAEFAGERSEDDAGLSSRPAVRGMQRQTFSSRSSIASPLALSENGTKPSWSHSAKLQLRSNSPSRFSLESHSSSPTLEMIGEVVDTSCFTGSPKPEKLSGGKLALAALDGNPGSKRLIEQVHSKAVAQAEQRISLQAGDNNNVVTGAEQVSPRHGAASKEPKQRNGSADSTGSKRSSTKTGLESERSPKKRPATSSTSSSSLSPASPAIDKLQSRTQAKSAASASNPKDKSDGPPKTSKAGSSRTATPSKKGSSQTPEVKHSDSAQQRKSGSPGLQSSHPQRKTSPRSGGEKSSASARTRAADRSTSRESSRASAAPERKVSSGGPPSRSSAASRAEGKLGRAAENKPPGRSSSSSSSMASLRSSSVGVSSASAAPPSRGPQRNSKTEEKGLSFFKTALRPKETRKSTDGGKAGAGEAKGSPEDGAGDAAKEVNPHGAGKKAQNVASETNVTTAKDKESSKASAAAKHSLLPSTKSKVSGAETTTQSSANTKDPSKKEPAKKTMQSRKIPINSTQTSQRSK, encoded by the exons ATGTCGAAAGTTGTCAGCAACAAGGAGAAGAAATCCTTCAGCAAGAAGCTCTTCCGGAGGAGCTCGGTCCGCTCCGTGGGGAGCTTCATGAACAGAGTTCTCCGGACTCTGTCGACTCTCTCGCATTTCAGCACCGACGAGCAGGCCGCCGAGGACGAGAAGGACGACGCCGCCTCCATCCCGACCACCACCGGGGGGTCCCTGCCGTCCGACGACAGCGACTGCGGGGGGTTCCCGTTCGGGGACAAGGTGCCGGGGGTCGCCGGGCTCAAGAACCACGGCAACACCTGCTTCATGAACGCTATCCTGCAGTGCCTGAGCAACACGGAGCTGTTCGCGGAGTACCTGGCTCTGGAGCAGTTCAGGGGCTCCGAGACGACGCCGaccagcagcagcggcggcggcggcagcaacGACAAGGCCAAGTCCAACGGGGTGCTGGTCCAGAAGAAGGcgagccagcagcagcaacagcagcagcagcaggagcaggaggcggGGGAGGTGACCGAGCAGCTGTCCGGGCTGGTCCGGGCTCTCTGGACCTTCGAGTACACGCCTCAGCACAGCAGGGACTTCAAG AATGTGGTGTCGAGGAGCGCCCTTCAGTTCAAGGGTAACTCCCAGCATGATGCCCAGGAGTTCCTCCTCTGGTTGCTGGACAGAGTCCATGAAGACCTCAACCACATTGTCCACCCGGACATCAGACCGCCCAGGAAG CCtccagtagaagaagaaaatccCCCTGAGGGATCTCCACTACCAGCACCTGGATCTTTTGTACAGGAGCTGTTTCAGGCACAATACAG GTCCTCGCTGACTTGCCCTCACTGCCAGAAACAGAGCAACACCTTTGATCCTTTCCTCTGCATCTCACTGCCAATCCCGGTACCTCACACACG CCCGCTGTATGTGACAGTGGTGTACCAAGGAAAGTGCTCCCACTGTATGAGAGTCGGGGTGGCTGTGCCTCTCTCCGGCACCGTGTCCAGGCTGAGACAAGCTGTGGCCTCGGAGACCAAAATCCCTGCTCAACAG ATCGTCCTCACTGAAATGTACTACGACGGCTTTCACCGCTCCTTCTGTGACGACGACGACGACCTCGAGATCATTCAGGAGAGCGACTCCATCTTTGCCTTCGAGACGCCCGAGCTGTTCAGGCCGGAGCAGATCCGCTCCAAGCGAGGCG GGAGCCCTCATGCAAATCTCAACCAGAACAACCTGAAGTACGGCACCGACAATAACAGGATATCCACACAGATCCAGGAGCCCACCAGCCCGCCTCAGAGCCCCAACAAGAACAGCGGGCAGGCTGAGAAGATCGTCCTGTTGGTGTGTAACAGAGCCTGCGCTGGACAGCAGGGACGCAG GTTTGGTAATCCATTTATTCTGTATTTGGAGCGTACGGTGACGTGGGATGTGCTTCAGAAGGAGATCTTGGAGAAGATGAGGCATCTTTTGCGCCCTGGGGTTTTTGTGCAG GTAGGGCCCTTCACTTTGCGTGTGGTAGGAGTGGTTGGGATCACATATCTCTTGCCTCAGGAGGAGCAGCCGCTCTGCCATCCCTCTGTGGAGAG GGCATTCAAGTCTTGCGGTCCTGGAGGGCCGCCTCACGTCAAAATCGTCGTTGAATGGGACAAAGAGACGAAGGACTA TCTCTTCAAAAGGACAGAGGATGAGTACATCCCAGATGCTGAGAGCGTGCGTCAAGTCAAGGAGCAGCATCTGCAGCCTCAGACCTGCTCGCTTGCCCAGTGCTTTCAACTGTACACCAAAGAGGAACAG ctggctcctgATGATGCGTGGCGGTGTCCGCACTGTAAGCAGCTTCAGCAGGGCAGCATCAAGCTCAGTCTGTGGACCCTGCCGGACATCCTCATACTTCACCTGAAACGCTTCAGACAG GATGGAGACCGGCGAATGAAGATGCAGAACATGGTGAAGTTCCCGCTCACAGGCATGGACATGGCGCCCCACATGGTGAAGAGGAGCCAGAGCAGCTGGAGCCTCCCCTCCCACTGGTCGCCGTGGAGACGGCCTTACGGGATGGGCCGTGACCCGGAGGACTACCTTTATGACCTGTACGCAGTGTGCAACCATCACGGGACCATGCAGGGCGGACATTACACAG CTCACTGTAAGAACTCCATCGATGGACAGTGGTATTGCTTCGATGACAGCGACGTTCAGCCTATATCTGAAGATGATGTCTGCAAGCAGACCGGCTACATCTTGTTCTATCAAAGACGAGCCACGATTCCATCTTGGTCTGCCAACAGTTCTGTGGGAG GATCTACCAGTTCGTCTTTGTGTGAGCACTGGATCAGTCGGTTGATGGGCAGCCGTCCGCCTAGCCAGGCCTCATCCGGTTCATCCAGACGCACCTCGTTGGCCTCCCTCTCTGAGTCGGCCGAGTTTGCTGGTGAACGGAGCGAGGACGATG CAGGCCTATCGAGCCGGCCAGCAGTAAGAGGCATGCAAAGGCAAACATTCTCCTCAAGATCTTCCATTGCCAGCCCGTTGGCGCTCAGCGAAAATGGCACTAAACCATCCTGGTCCCACTCCGCTAAGCTCCAGCTCCGTTCCAACTCTCCTTCCCGCTTCTCCCTGGAATCCCACTCGTCCTCCCCGACACTGGAGATGATAGGAGAGGTGGTTGATACCTCCTGTTTCACTGGGTCACCTAAGCCAGAAAAACTGTCAGGGGGCAAGTTGGCCCTCGCAGCTTTGGACGGTAATCCGGGCAGTAAGAGGCTGATAGAGCAGGTTCACTCCAAGGCTGTGgcacaggcagagcagaggatCTCCCTCCAGGCTGGGGATAACAACAATGTAGTCACTGGTGCCGAACAGGTCAGCCCTCGACACGGAGCAGCTTCGAAGGAGCCGAAACAAAGAAATGGGTCTGCAGATAGCACTGGTTCTAAAAGGAGCTCAACGAAGACCGGGTTAGAGAGTGAAAGGAGTCCCAAGAAGCGTCCTGCCACGTCCTCAACGTCCTCCAGCTCATTGTCTCCCGCATCCCCGGCCATTGACAAGTTACAGTCTCGAACACAGGCCAAGAGTGCAGCATCTGCGTCCAACCCCAAGGACAAAAGCGATGGGCCGCCTAAAACTAGCAAGGCTGGTTCCTCCAGAACTGCAACCCCCTCCAAGAAAGGATCATCGCAAACCCCGGAGGTGAAACATTCTGACTCTGCCCAGCAGAGGAAGAGCGGTTCTCCGGGATTACAAAGCTCACACCCTCAGAGGAAGACATCACCCAGATCAGGAGGCGAGAAAAGCTCAGCCTCAGCAAGGACtagagcagcagacaggagcaCTAGCCGTGAATCCTCGCGGGCCAGCGCGGCCCCAGAGAGGAAGGTTAGCTCTGGAGGTCCTCCCTCCAGGTCGAGTGCTGCAAGTAGAGCGGAGGGCAAGCTGGGCCGCGCCGCGGAGAACAAGCCTCCGGGCCGCAGCTCGAGCAGTAGCTCGTCCATGGCTAGTCTCCGATCCTCGAGTGTAGGTGTTTCCTCTGCAAGTGCGGCCCCACCATCACGGGGACCTCAGAGGAACAGtaagacagaggagaaaggTTTGTCTTTCTTCAAAACTGCTCTGAGGCCCAAAGAGACCCGCAAGTCAACTGATGGTGGGAAAGCAGGGGCGGGAGAAGCCAAAGGAAGTCCGGAGGATGGTGCTGGGGACGCAGCTAAGGAGGTAAACCCACATGGAGCGGGCAAGAAAGCCCAGAATGTCGCTTCAGAGACGAACGTGACCACAGCCAAAGATAAGGAATCCTCGAAGGCGTCCGCTGCAGCTAAGCATTCACTGCTGCCCTCCACGAAGTCCAAAGTTTCTGGAGCAGAAACAACCACACAATCCTCTGCCAACACAAAAGATCCTTCAAAGAAAGAGCCTGCGAAAAAGACAATGCAGTCGAGGAAGATCCCCATCAACTCCACACAAACTAGCCAGAGGTCCAAGTGA